The proteins below are encoded in one region of Ochotona princeps isolate mOchPri1 chromosome 24, mOchPri1.hap1, whole genome shotgun sequence:
- the LOC131483239 gene encoding ankyrin repeat domain-containing protein 26-like: MLAEVRTKLLLEKQRNRCLLNTLTGRPLLESGCVGNVNNTLELNRHLISQENLMIPISRQQTSHNGMVDYLFVMLEEKQTNLSRDLDELLLNLDLDLIEPFSSI; encoded by the exons ATGTTAGCAGAGGTCAGAACCAAACTTCTCCTGGAGAAACAGCGGAACAGATGTTTACTCAACACTCTCACTGGAAGGCCTCTCCTGGAGTCAGGCTGCGTTGGAAATGTGAACAACACTTTAGAACTCAATAGACATCTAATTTCACAAGAAAACTTAATGATCCCAATCTCAAGACAACAAACTTCACATAACGGCATGGTGGATTATTTATTTGTG ATGCTGGAAGAGAAACAAACCAACCTAAGTAGAGACTTAGATGAG CTACTGCTGAACTTGGATCTGGATCTTATAGAGCCTTTCTCTAGCATCTAA